A window from Apostichopus japonicus isolate 1M-3 chromosome 2, ASM3797524v1, whole genome shotgun sequence encodes these proteins:
- the LOC139974967 gene encoding uncharacterized protein, producing MEGERKRVHKATAGMTVAQKLERKRASSRRSNLCRVRLGEHLKRWNRLKQEHGVSTDIDMAKILLDSFEAEEAVQTQPLTAKLNTSTPSQTATIVKEEHDYGSDVSDISTLTCPSPACSPSSYPSSSKETKGEPSSPSVVAVVDCN from the exons ATGGAGGGGGAACGAAAGCGTGTTCATAAAGCAACTGCTGGTATGACGGTCGCACAAAAGCTGGAACGAAAACGAGCGTCCAGCAGAAGAAGCAATTTGTGCCGTGTTAGGCTTGGGGAGCACCTGAAAAGATGGAACCGACTTAAACAAGAACACGGCGTAAGCACGGATATTGACATGGCAAAGATACTTTTGGATAG TTTTGAAGCAGAGGAGGCAGTTCAAACACAGCCGCTTACTGCTAAGTTGAACACTTCAACCCCTTCCCAGACTGCAACAATTGTCAAGGAGGAACA TGACTATGGGTCAGATGTATCGGACATCAGCACGTTAACTTGCCCGTCACCCGCCTGCAGTCCGTCCTCGTATCCTTCATCTAGTAAAGAAACAAAAGGAGAACCAAGCAGTCCTTCAGTTGTTGCTGTTGTAGACTGTAACTGA